The following are from one region of the Streptomyces fradiae genome:
- a CDS encoding DUF6304 family protein, giving the protein MSSESTEVWTGWYRDRRGAEAIVITAAGSHVATRIRGIEYTGASFAALSAAGEGGQALTGCVLEWDLPLPVVADGVSQQATLSCLLTLGERADLSLTLHYGGAAYESGIAGGDFEEALGRVRRQLPPGAEFGRGLMQAA; this is encoded by the coding sequence ATGTCATCGGAGTCGACAGAAGTCTGGACCGGCTGGTACCGGGACCGCCGTGGTGCGGAAGCGATCGTCATCACGGCCGCCGGGAGCCACGTGGCCACCCGGATCAGGGGAATCGAGTACACGGGCGCGAGCTTCGCCGCGCTCAGCGCCGCGGGCGAGGGCGGGCAGGCCCTCACCGGGTGCGTTCTGGAGTGGGACCTGCCGCTCCCCGTCGTCGCGGACGGCGTCAGCCAGCAGGCCACGCTCAGCTGCCTGTTGACCCTCGGCGAGCGCGCCGACCTCAGCCTCACGCTGCACTACGGGGGCGCCGCCTACGAGTCCGGCATCGCCGGCGGGGACTTCGAGGAGGCGCTCGGCCGGGTGCGCCGGCAGCTGCCGCCGGGCGCCGAGTTCGGCCGGGGGCTGATGCAGGCGGCCTGA
- a CDS encoding SDR family NAD(P)-dependent oxidoreductase, with product MSEQTIALVTGANKGIGYEIAAGLGALGWRIGVGARDRQRRDTAVEKLRAAGTDAFGVPLDVADDASVAAAAELIADRAGGLDVLVNNAAITGGMPQTPTTVEPATVRGVVETNVIGVIRVTNAMLPMLRASASPRIVNMSSSVGSLTLQTTPGVDMGPVPAAYLASKTFLNAVTVQYAKELGDTRILINSGCPGYTATDLNGFQGVRTAHQGAAIAIRLATLPDDGPTGGFFDDGGSVPW from the coding sequence ATGAGTGAACAGACGATCGCGCTGGTGACCGGTGCGAACAAGGGGATCGGATACGAGATCGCGGCCGGCCTGGGCGCCCTCGGCTGGCGGATCGGCGTGGGCGCGCGGGATCGACAGCGCCGCGACACCGCGGTGGAGAAGCTGCGCGCGGCCGGGACCGACGCGTTCGGCGTTCCGCTCGACGTGGCGGACGACGCGAGTGTGGCCGCCGCGGCCGAGCTGATCGCCGACCGCGCCGGCGGGCTCGACGTCCTGGTCAACAACGCCGCGATCACCGGCGGTATGCCGCAGACGCCCACCACGGTCGAACCCGCGACCGTACGGGGCGTCGTGGAGACCAACGTGATCGGGGTCATCCGCGTCACCAACGCGATGCTGCCGATGCTGCGTGCCTCGGCATCGCCGCGGATCGTGAACATGTCCAGCAGCGTCGGCTCGCTCACCCTGCAGACCACGCCCGGCGTCGACATGGGCCCGGTTCCGGCCGCGTACTTGGCGTCCAAGACCTTCCTCAACGCCGTCACCGTCCAATACGCCAAGGAACTGGGCGACACCCGCATCCTGATCAACTCCGGCTGTCCCGGCTACACGGCCACCGACCTCAACGGCTTCCAGGGCGTCCGCACCGCCCACCAGGGCGCGGCGATCGCGATCCGCCTCGCGACCCTGCCCGACGACGGGCCGACCGGCGGATTCTTCGACGACGGTGGATCAGTGCCCTGGTGA
- a CDS encoding phosphotransferase family protein, translating to MTTNPSAELLDNLLTATGQTTAVREEVRVWSMSGVERATFPDGSTAIFKYAKKPFDSEDQALRLAHTLGVPVPQVHASAVLDGWLGMLMEDLGSSLREADDLDGVAAAVVLHGTRTAPPLPVLDQDRLRTLPARALEHLEQLRKADRWQDADDVEDALDRIAQAAEARSAGAMLEPFGWVHSEFHPTSLHIGERGWRLLDFARAFTGPGLLDLASWHGTIDPPHPVRLRVFLEQYVTAGGTPDALAPRGGLTAENWALGWHRMWAVEWFMEQAVRWINDPASDPAYLKAVRRHLTDVLHLLEI from the coding sequence ATGACCACAAACCCCAGCGCCGAACTCCTCGACAACCTGCTCACCGCGACCGGCCAGACCACCGCCGTACGGGAGGAGGTACGCGTGTGGTCCATGTCCGGCGTCGAGCGCGCGACCTTCCCCGACGGCTCCACGGCCATCTTCAAGTACGCCAAGAAGCCCTTCGACAGCGAGGACCAGGCCCTCCGCCTGGCCCACACCCTCGGCGTACCCGTCCCCCAGGTCCACGCCTCCGCCGTCCTGGACGGCTGGCTCGGCATGCTCATGGAGGACCTCGGATCCTCCCTACGCGAGGCCGACGACCTCGACGGCGTCGCCGCGGCCGTGGTCCTGCACGGCACCCGTACGGCTCCGCCCCTGCCCGTCCTCGACCAGGACCGGCTGCGGACGCTGCCGGCCCGGGCGCTGGAACACCTCGAACAGCTGCGCAAGGCCGACCGGTGGCAGGACGCCGACGACGTCGAGGACGCGCTCGACCGGATCGCCCAGGCCGCCGAGGCCCGCTCGGCCGGAGCGATGCTGGAACCGTTCGGCTGGGTGCACTCCGAGTTCCACCCAACCAGCCTCCACATCGGCGAGCGCGGCTGGCGGCTCCTCGACTTCGCCCGCGCCTTCACCGGCCCCGGCCTACTCGACCTCGCCAGCTGGCACGGAACCATCGATCCCCCTCACCCCGTGCGCCTGCGCGTCTTCCTGGAGCAGTACGTCACCGCCGGCGGCACCCCCGACGCCCTCGCCCCGCGCGGCGGGCTCACCGCTGAGAACTGGGCCTTGGGCTGGCACCGCATGTGGGCCGTCGAGTGGTTCATGGAGCAGGCCGTCCGCTGGATCAACGATCCGGCCAGCGACCCCGCCTACCTCAAGGCGGTCCGTCGCCACCTCACCGACGTCCTCCACCTCCTGGAGATCTGA
- a CDS encoding NUDIX domain-containing protein, giving the protein MPNNPSDEGNTVPQQTDDQPKALKPASESMTLLVAAVIVHDKATNRVVLLQRSENAKFAQGLWDLPVGKSEPGEPITETAVRELYEETGLTVKPESLKVAHIIHGAWGVEAPNGFLTVVFAAHEWTGEPENREPRKHSQVRWVDANAIPDEFVETTASALHRYLEGGPQVSLNSWK; this is encoded by the coding sequence ATGCCCAACAACCCGTCCGACGAAGGGAACACCGTGCCCCAGCAGACCGACGATCAGCCGAAGGCCCTCAAGCCGGCGTCCGAATCCATGACCCTGCTGGTCGCCGCCGTCATCGTCCACGACAAGGCCACCAACCGCGTCGTCCTCCTCCAGCGCAGCGAGAACGCCAAGTTCGCCCAGGGCCTATGGGACCTCCCCGTCGGCAAGAGCGAGCCGGGCGAACCCATCACCGAAACCGCGGTCCGCGAGCTGTACGAGGAGACCGGCCTCACGGTGAAGCCCGAGTCCCTCAAGGTCGCCCACATCATCCACGGCGCCTGGGGCGTCGAAGCCCCCAACGGCTTCCTCACCGTCGTCTTCGCCGCCCACGAATGGACCGGCGAACCCGAGAACCGCGAACCCCGCAAGCACTCTCAGGTCCGCTGGGTCGACGCCAACGCCATCCCGGACGAATTCGTGGAGACCACCGCCAGCGCCCTCCACCGCTATCTCGAAGGCGGACCGCAGGTCTCCCTGAACAGCTGGAAGTAG
- a CDS encoding N-acetyltransferase family protein has translation MTVRHARPEDLARVAELAAEHAAYEQAAPPRPDLAAALHRLLFATPAPRLRCLVAELPDGTLAGYATCAPELSTWSAGEYLHMDCLYLTESSRGHGLGALLLSAVRAEARALGLPHVEWQTPAWNTSAMRFYARAGATSKPKARYTLQAAE, from the coding sequence ATGACCGTCCGCCACGCGCGCCCCGAGGACCTGGCGCGGGTCGCCGAACTTGCCGCCGAGCACGCAGCGTACGAGCAGGCCGCCCCGCCCCGCCCCGACCTGGCCGCGGCCCTCCACCGGCTCCTCTTCGCCACCCCCGCCCCGCGCCTGCGCTGCCTGGTCGCCGAACTCCCCGACGGCACCCTCGCCGGCTACGCCACCTGCGCCCCCGAACTCTCCACCTGGTCCGCCGGCGAGTACCTCCACATGGACTGCCTCTACCTCACCGAGTCCTCCCGCGGCCACGGCCTCGGCGCCCTCCTCCTCTCCGCCGTCCGCGCCGAGGCCCGCGCCCTGGGCCTTCCCCACGTCGAATGGCAGACCCCCGCCTGGAACACCTCGGCGATGCGCTTCTACGCCCGCGCGGGCGCCACCTCGAAACCGAAGGCCCGCTACACCCTTCAGGCCGCCGAATGA
- a CDS encoding Imm21 family immunity protein, with protein sequence MRASSSSAPDSSQTPPVWVESMGGPLIAIPVSALDAWHGCTEDGMVLSDGPDPDDYDRACAVDALAGTITVGEEGTEALVLGDEPATTCYIPEHRVFLRWLAAGSEAELKAAAEAVLADPATPWEECGTWTTDGPAVLMDSAEAGTDLSVEYPDGGFPAQATVSLPPGRWRIRAAHTKADEGNWVGLVQLQAGAPSLWVPAPAVG encoded by the coding sequence ATGAGAGCCTCCTCGTCCTCCGCCCCCGATTCTTCCCAGACTCCCCCTGTCTGGGTGGAGTCAATGGGTGGCCCCTTGATCGCCATCCCCGTCTCCGCGCTGGACGCGTGGCACGGATGCACAGAGGACGGGATGGTCCTGTCGGACGGACCCGACCCGGACGACTACGACAGGGCCTGTGCTGTGGACGCACTGGCCGGCACCATCACGGTCGGTGAAGAGGGAACGGAGGCTCTGGTGCTGGGGGACGAGCCGGCCACCACCTGCTACATCCCTGAGCATCGCGTCTTCCTGCGCTGGCTCGCCGCCGGCTCCGAAGCCGAGCTCAAGGCCGCGGCAGAAGCCGTTCTCGCCGATCCTGCCACCCCGTGGGAGGAATGCGGGACGTGGACCACAGACGGCCCCGCTGTGCTCATGGACTCCGCCGAAGCGGGGACTGATCTGAGCGTGGAGTATCCGGATGGAGGATTCCCCGCACAGGCAACGGTGTCACTGCCCCCAGGCCGCTGGAGGATCCGTGCCGCCCACACCAAGGCCGACGAGGGGAACTGGGTCGGCCTGGTGCAGCTCCAGGCCGGCGCGCCAAGCCTCTGGGTACCCGCTCCTGCCGTGGGCTAG
- a CDS encoding leucine-rich repeat domain-containing protein, whose amino-acid sequence MTDRGEPQVVANRWADVAGSVTGGRGIFRDFCSCFDQSKPHPRARVGFHAERQDPTAPGWRRLLELVDEAAADGREEFKPLIELSPDERRQVITLPPSIASLTAVKHLVLYGSNLVRLPPEIGAMTSLEEFTPYTSYRLHWFPYEITRCRRLTRSTVSTRALFGNFKIRPPFPKLTSSPESLMSLDPERLDPGRWGPTAFRGCSACGGPIAQGGLQQVWISLRVATDVLPLLVNACSPECVASLPGGADNYIPTAHRGGRVEQPPSYWD is encoded by the coding sequence ATGACGGACAGGGGAGAGCCGCAGGTCGTTGCGAACCGATGGGCCGACGTTGCGGGTTCGGTGACGGGTGGGCGCGGGATCTTCCGGGACTTCTGCTCCTGCTTCGATCAGTCCAAGCCCCACCCGCGAGCCCGCGTCGGGTTCCACGCTGAGCGGCAGGACCCCACCGCGCCGGGCTGGCGGCGTCTGCTGGAGCTGGTCGATGAGGCTGCTGCTGACGGGCGCGAGGAGTTCAAGCCGCTGATCGAGCTGAGCCCGGACGAGCGACGGCAGGTCATCACACTGCCGCCGAGTATCGCCAGCCTGACGGCGGTCAAGCATCTCGTGCTCTACGGCAGCAACCTGGTTCGGCTCCCGCCCGAGATTGGGGCGATGACCAGCCTGGAGGAGTTCACCCCGTACACCTCCTACCGGCTGCACTGGTTCCCCTACGAGATCACCCGCTGTCGACGGTTGACCCGCAGCACGGTGAGCACGCGAGCCCTCTTCGGCAACTTCAAGATCCGGCCGCCCTTCCCGAAACTGACCTCGTCCCCGGAATCCCTCATGAGCCTCGATCCGGAGCGTCTGGATCCCGGGCGCTGGGGTCCCACAGCCTTCCGAGGCTGCAGTGCCTGCGGCGGCCCGATTGCACAAGGCGGACTCCAGCAGGTGTGGATCTCCCTGCGCGTGGCCACGGACGTGTTGCCGCTGCTGGTCAACGCCTGCTCGCCGGAGTGCGTCGCCTCCCTCCCAGGAGGTGCTGACAACTACATCCCCACAGCTCACAGAGGCGGTCGAGTCGAGCAGCCGCCGTCCTACTGGGACTGA
- a CDS encoding class I SAM-dependent methyltransferase: MLAQASPWHAHALQRTAVGLAEPLSVPARMEWTTRPGQGPGAEILGPDLRGKRLLELGCGPGHNAAHLATRHNARVTGVDLVGLQVRRARSHYGRLNNLTFVAGHALHYLHASDEQFDAIYSVFGAVGLVAPEVLLPAMAQRLTPGRVLAFSVPHPQRGGRSPSGDDRPRSDHVTLPDRTRLPIARWEFSADRWEKHLSRAGFWLTSAQEFHDPRMGHWPTTLLIRARKL; the protein is encoded by the coding sequence GTGCTCGCCCAGGCGTCCCCCTGGCACGCCCACGCCCTCCAGCGCACCGCCGTCGGACTTGCCGAACCCCTGTCCGTACCCGCACGGATGGAATGGACCACGAGACCCGGCCAAGGTCCCGGAGCCGAGATCCTCGGCCCCGACCTGCGCGGCAAGCGACTCCTGGAACTTGGCTGCGGCCCCGGCCACAACGCCGCCCACCTCGCCACCCGCCACAACGCCCGCGTCACCGGCGTCGACCTGGTCGGCCTCCAGGTCCGCCGCGCCCGCTCCCACTACGGACGGCTGAACAACCTCACCTTCGTCGCCGGCCACGCCCTGCACTACCTGCACGCCTCCGATGAGCAGTTCGACGCGATCTACTCCGTCTTCGGCGCCGTCGGGCTCGTCGCGCCCGAGGTCCTGCTCCCGGCCATGGCCCAGCGCCTCACGCCCGGCCGAGTGCTCGCCTTCTCCGTCCCGCACCCGCAGCGCGGCGGCCGAAGCCCCTCGGGCGACGACCGGCCTCGTAGCGACCACGTAACTCTTCCCGATCGCACCCGGCTCCCCATCGCCCGATGGGAGTTCTCCGCGGACCGCTGGGAGAAGCACCTCAGCCGGGCGGGCTTCTGGCTCACTTCGGCCCAGGAGTTCCACGACCCCCGCATGGGCCACTGGCCCACCACCCTGCTGATCCGCGCCCGCAAGCTCTGA
- a CDS encoding DUF2716 domain-containing protein, translated as MMESPVVELLEAEYRRVWDRFYDEFKFQPSTSSFKWPAIKEPVASVTWSLAALDDDPEYERLDRLVEVVEQGLTSCIGPSGTLLALDWQHTSYRFAPQGVGGPGQPAWPLSPYPDGDYYIYLSEDFRIGSFGHPWEESLCLFGQELLDAASAEVEKLLGQPIRRSGRAVGTA; from the coding sequence ATGATGGAGAGTCCCGTGGTCGAGCTGCTTGAGGCCGAGTATCGACGCGTTTGGGACCGCTTCTACGACGAGTTCAAGTTCCAGCCGAGTACGAGTTCTTTCAAGTGGCCAGCCATCAAGGAGCCCGTCGCATCGGTTACCTGGAGCCTTGCCGCGCTTGACGACGACCCTGAATACGAGCGTTTGGACCGCCTGGTCGAGGTGGTCGAGCAGGGGCTGACGTCCTGCATTGGCCCGAGCGGAACGCTGCTCGCACTCGACTGGCAGCACACGTCGTATCGCTTCGCCCCGCAGGGTGTCGGTGGCCCTGGGCAGCCAGCATGGCCTTTGAGTCCGTACCCTGACGGGGATTACTACATCTACCTCTCGGAAGACTTCCGTATAGGCAGTTTTGGGCACCCCTGGGAAGAGTCCCTCTGTCTGTTCGGTCAGGAACTCCTCGACGCCGCGTCCGCGGAAGTAGAGAAGCTTCTCGGCCAGCCGATCCGTAGGTCCGGCAGGGCAGTCGGCACCGCCTGA
- a CDS encoding HAD domain-containing protein has product MRPPYLLLDIDGVLIPFPNADGSTPATHVRHDVVPTGRSTDNPITVWLHPDHGRLLMDVIRTGLVTPVWCTSWRQDATTLIGPLLGLPTLPHVDLPRPQITTSHPNGYLWKRDHVDAWLVDAPAVWIDDDFTGLDHAWAEERTARGTATLLVQPDPHLGLQPDHLTEVTKWVAQLPTVRAS; this is encoded by the coding sequence ATGCGCCCGCCCTACCTGCTCCTCGACATCGACGGCGTCCTCATACCCTTCCCCAACGCAGACGGCTCGACCCCGGCCACCCACGTCCGCCACGACGTCGTCCCCACCGGCCGCAGCACCGACAACCCGATCACCGTCTGGCTCCACCCCGACCACGGCCGCCTGCTCATGGACGTGATCCGCACCGGCCTGGTCACCCCCGTCTGGTGCACCAGCTGGCGCCAGGACGCCACCACCCTCATCGGGCCCCTCCTGGGCCTCCCGACGCTGCCGCACGTCGATCTCCCGCGTCCGCAGATCACTACCAGCCACCCCAACGGCTACCTGTGGAAGCGCGACCACGTCGACGCCTGGCTCGTCGACGCCCCCGCCGTCTGGATCGACGACGACTTCACCGGCCTCGACCATGCCTGGGCGGAGGAGCGCACCGCCCGCGGAACGGCGACCCTCCTCGTACAGCCCGACCCACACCTCGGGCTTCAGCCCGACCACCTGACCGAGGTGACGAAGTGGGTCGCGCAGTTACCCACAGTCCGCGCCTCCTGA
- the snpA gene encoding snapalysin, producing the protein MRHPKFLTSLLTAALGAGLTLSLGAAPASAAPTPTADRAGYAGYAGSAEETRANQAFFDAVVKSVAKKRAATPGAAAVTVVYSTANAPSFRTQISRSAQIWNSSVANVRLVEGSNPDFAYYEGNDSRGSYASTDGHGSGYIFLDYRQNQQYNSTRVTAHETGHVLGLPDHYSGPCSELMSGGGPGTSCQNAYPNSQERSRVDQLWRYGLATALKAG; encoded by the coding sequence ATGCGACACCCGAAGTTCCTCACGTCCTTACTCACCGCCGCCCTCGGTGCCGGTCTCACCCTCTCCCTCGGCGCCGCCCCGGCCTCCGCCGCACCCACCCCCACCGCCGACCGCGCCGGATACGCGGGCTACGCCGGTTCGGCCGAGGAGACCAGGGCCAACCAGGCGTTCTTCGACGCCGTCGTGAAGTCGGTCGCGAAGAAGCGGGCCGCCACGCCTGGTGCCGCCGCCGTCACCGTGGTCTACAGCACCGCCAACGCACCCAGTTTCCGTACCCAGATCTCCCGTTCGGCGCAGATCTGGAACAGCTCCGTCGCCAACGTCCGGCTCGTCGAGGGCTCCAACCCCGACTTCGCGTACTACGAGGGGAACGACTCCCGCGGTTCGTACGCGAGCACGGACGGGCACGGCAGCGGCTACATATTCCTCGACTACCGGCAGAACCAGCAGTACAACTCCACCCGCGTCACCGCCCACGAGACCGGGCACGTGCTCGGTCTCCCCGACCACTACAGCGGCCCGTGCAGCGAGCTGATGTCCGGCGGCGGGCCCGGCACGTCCTGCCAGAACGCCTACCCGAACTCCCAGGAACGGTCCCGCGTGGACCAGTTGTGGCGGTACGGGCTCGCCACCGCCCTCAAGGCCGGCTGA
- a CDS encoding LysR family transcriptional regulator — protein sequence METRELRYFVAVAEELHFGRAAQRLAMAQPPLSRAIQQLERRLGVVLLHRTPRAVALTEAGSVLLREARAALDAVAAAERRTRRAAAEPAGVVLATKAGASSALLSKLLDAYAAEPGAVAVEVMLCGPGEQEGLLRDGRADVALLHRPFDTTAGLDTEVLHTEQQIVVLPVGHPLADRPRLSMAEVTTLTDLPLPRWPRRDGGYPDGPGPQVRDHTQLFQLIALGRACALVPESLRAHLRDTHATVPVPDAPPVTTVIAWPPHSRSQPVAALVRTATRL from the coding sequence GTGGAGACGCGGGAGTTGCGGTACTTCGTCGCCGTCGCGGAGGAGTTGCACTTCGGGCGGGCGGCGCAGCGGCTCGCCATGGCGCAACCACCGCTGTCGCGGGCGATCCAGCAGCTCGAACGGCGCCTCGGAGTCGTTCTGCTGCACCGCACTCCTCGCGCGGTCGCCCTGACCGAGGCCGGGTCGGTGCTGCTGCGGGAGGCCCGGGCCGCACTCGACGCGGTCGCAGCCGCCGAGCGCCGCACCCGCCGCGCAGCCGCCGAACCGGCCGGCGTGGTCCTTGCCACGAAAGCCGGAGCGTCCAGTGCACTGCTGTCGAAGCTGCTGGACGCCTACGCCGCCGAGCCCGGCGCGGTCGCCGTCGAGGTGATGCTGTGCGGGCCCGGCGAGCAGGAAGGGCTGCTGCGCGACGGGCGTGCGGACGTCGCTCTGCTCCACCGGCCGTTCGACACGACGGCCGGACTCGACACCGAGGTCCTGCACACCGAACAGCAGATCGTGGTCCTGCCCGTGGGGCACCCCTTGGCCGACCGCCCCCGTCTGTCGATGGCCGAGGTCACCACCCTGACGGACCTGCCCCTGCCACGCTGGCCCCGACGGGACGGAGGCTACCCGGACGGCCCCGGCCCCCAGGTGCGCGACCACACCCAGCTGTTCCAACTGATCGCACTCGGCCGGGCCTGCGCGCTCGTACCCGAGTCCCTCCGCGCCCACCTGCGCGACACCCACGCGACGGTCCCGGTCCCGGACGCACCGCCCGTCACCACCGTCATCGCCTGGCCACCCCACAGCAGATCCCAACCCGTCGCCGCCCTCGTCCGCACCGCGACCCGCCTCTAG
- a CDS encoding tetratricopeptide repeat protein yields MAAQREPNSLLRDAIDAVGCTYEALARDVRRIAAENGEILQTNKSAISHWVNGNRAPSGRVGQYLAEALSRRAGRTVTRTEIGFQTGDDEEPAESDPVLAATDLGRADVERRRFLAIAAFTTAGVTMPLGYDHEATARMLRARTGTSLVGTEDVDVVRQITTAFSAADERLGGGHGLTTVTAYLADTAAPMLRGRFPSEALRRAAFGAVAELAYLAGWKHHDLGQEGAAQRYYQVGYKLACEADPHGHGAWMMRALAHQALSLKQPHHCVDLVEGALRAGLGHVDGQTEALLHITHARAYAAVNENPLAARALLAAEDALLRDDGPQPSYSRVSGPAAGTVASHTARTLTDLADHIGTEQQHRDALTRWDPEKYKRVHALTHADLGDSLAAQARADEAVAAWTQALVLMEGMTSDRTRKAITSIRSTLAVYQRRRVPGAADLARRAREALA; encoded by the coding sequence GTGGCGGCGCAGCGAGAACCCAACTCCCTTCTGCGCGATGCCATCGACGCAGTCGGCTGCACCTACGAGGCCCTCGCCAGAGACGTGCGGCGCATCGCCGCCGAGAACGGCGAGATCCTCCAGACCAACAAGTCGGCCATCTCGCACTGGGTGAACGGCAACCGCGCCCCGTCCGGCCGGGTAGGTCAGTACCTGGCCGAGGCACTGTCCCGCCGAGCGGGGCGCACGGTCACCCGTACCGAGATCGGCTTCCAGACCGGTGATGACGAAGAGCCGGCGGAATCCGACCCCGTCCTCGCCGCCACCGACCTGGGCCGTGCCGACGTCGAGCGCCGCCGCTTCCTCGCCATCGCGGCCTTCACCACCGCCGGCGTCACCATGCCGCTCGGATACGACCACGAAGCCACCGCCCGCATGCTCCGCGCCCGCACCGGCACGTCCCTGGTCGGCACGGAGGACGTGGACGTCGTACGCCAGATCACCACGGCCTTCAGCGCCGCCGACGAGCGCCTCGGCGGCGGTCACGGCCTGACCACCGTCACCGCGTACCTCGCCGACACCGCCGCCCCGATGCTCCGCGGACGCTTCCCCAGCGAAGCCTTACGCCGGGCCGCCTTCGGCGCCGTCGCCGAACTCGCCTACCTCGCAGGGTGGAAGCACCACGACCTCGGCCAGGAAGGCGCGGCCCAGCGCTACTACCAGGTCGGCTACAAGCTCGCCTGCGAAGCGGACCCCCACGGCCACGGGGCCTGGATGATGCGTGCCCTCGCCCACCAGGCCCTGAGCCTCAAGCAGCCCCACCACTGCGTCGACCTCGTCGAAGGCGCCCTCCGGGCTGGTCTCGGCCACGTCGACGGCCAGACCGAGGCCCTCCTCCACATCACCCACGCCCGCGCCTACGCCGCGGTCAACGAGAACCCCTTGGCCGCGCGCGCCCTGCTCGCCGCCGAAGACGCCCTCCTCAGGGACGATGGGCCGCAACCCAGCTACTCCCGCGTCAGCGGCCCCGCCGCCGGCACCGTGGCCAGCCACACCGCTCGCACCCTGACCGACCTCGCCGACCACATCGGCACCGAGCAGCAGCACCGGGACGCCCTCACCCGCTGGGACCCCGAAAAGTACAAGCGCGTCCACGCCCTCACCCACGCCGATCTCGGCGACAGCCTCGCCGCTCAGGCCCGCGCCGACGAAGCGGTCGCCGCCTGGACCCAGGCCCTGGTCCTGATGGAGGGCATGACCTCTGACCGCACCCGGAAAGCGATCACCTCGATCCGCTCCACGCTCGCGGTCTACCAGCGCCGCCGCGTTCCCGGTGCCGCCGATCTGGCCCGCCGCGCCCGCGAGGCCCTCGCCTAA
- a CDS encoding LysR family transcriptional regulator: MELEVRHLRALCAIADTGSLHKAARRLGVSQPSLTTQLRRIENALGAELFTRGRTGCLPTPLGRSVLSRARPLVDGMTALVTETRAAAARSADGPVLRVGSTASRALPGWLRRLRQGRPGTDIELRVDVSAHILLRTVAAGRLDLAFVHEVEGCPLRVPAGLTGRVLVEREPQFVSMASDHPAAGHEVVDLADLAHDRWTVDPAVDGEWDGLRRVLGAAGLDPPLLHADYHTAASLIALGEAVAPCQPTSHPREDMAVRPLRGDPLAVRLLLFAAPGVPLDGPYADLTAAYREAALRAAPYRRWLHAGGTAGPCMMSA; this comes from the coding sequence ATGGAGCTGGAGGTGAGGCACCTGCGGGCGCTCTGCGCCATCGCGGACACCGGCAGCCTGCACAAGGCGGCCCGCCGGCTCGGCGTCAGCCAGCCCTCGCTGACCACCCAGCTGCGCCGGATCGAGAACGCCCTCGGCGCCGAACTCTTCACCCGCGGCCGCACCGGCTGTCTGCCCACCCCGCTGGGCCGCTCCGTCCTCAGCCGGGCCCGCCCGCTGGTCGACGGCATGACCGCCCTGGTCACCGAGACCCGCGCGGCCGCCGCCCGGTCCGCCGACGGCCCGGTCCTCCGGGTCGGCTCCACCGCCAGCCGCGCCCTGCCCGGCTGGCTGCGCCGGCTCCGCCAGGGCCGGCCGGGCACCGACATCGAACTCCGGGTCGACGTCTCGGCCCACATCCTGCTGCGCACGGTCGCCGCGGGCCGGCTCGACCTGGCGTTCGTCCACGAGGTGGAGGGCTGCCCGCTGCGGGTTCCGGCCGGTCTGACCGGGCGGGTCCTGGTCGAGCGCGAGCCGCAGTTCGTCTCCATGGCGAGCGACCACCCGGCGGCCGGCCACGAGGTCGTCGACCTCGCCGACCTCGCGCACGACCGCTGGACGGTCGATCCGGCCGTCGACGGCGAGTGGGACGGCCTGCGCCGGGTCCTGGGCGCGGCGGGCCTCGACCCGCCGCTGCTGCACGCCGACTACCACACGGCCGCCTCGCTGATCGCCCTCGGCGAGGCCGTCGCCCCCTGCCAGCCCACCTCGCACCCGCGCGAGGACATGGCCGTCCGCCCCCTCCGCGGCGACCCCCTCGCCGTCCGCCTCCTCCTCTTCGCGGCCCCCGGCGTCCCCCTGGACGGGCCGTACGCCGACCTCACCGCCGCCTACCGCGAGGCCGCCCTCCGCGCGGCCCCGTACCGCCGCTGGCTGCACGCGGGCGGGACGGCGGGACCGTGCATGATGTCCGCATGA